One stretch of Chloroflexota bacterium DNA includes these proteins:
- a CDS encoding dihydrolipoamide acetyltransferase family protein gives MSTTIKMPQLGESVTEGTIERWLVKVGDSVAQYDPLFEVVTDKVNAEVPAEVGGVVTSILVPDGETVKVGTPLAEIAEDGEAPAAADGAVDATAQTPAPIAAVEQEDPPEAEAEPAAEAEPAAEPAPAVAEAPAEPEPIAAESETVAAEPEPVAEAAEEPEPAVAEAPAEAVATPAPEATAEPQPAAEPEPAAEPQPAESAVESADTVPGDAAMRMTPAVRRLVREHDLDVTQISGTGAGGRVTRDDVLAFVAAQQAAPSAPVPEPTPTPEAAQPPQATPSEPAPAPMPEAPAAPAPPPAPAAVAPPAPSSAPAPAPAPAPAAPAPEPIPAPTSGDVEWPMSQMRKAIAAKMTQVKQTVPHAYTVVEVDMTNVVRWREANNEAYKAREAIGISYVAVVVKAVTEALRQHPTLNSQFAGDRIILKHRTNIGIAVAVENGLVVPVIQDADQLSVSGVNRRVQDLAARARANRLKLDEIQGGTFTVNNTGWFGSVSSMPIINAPEVAILSMEAIVKRPRVIEVDGADVIAVRHLMNMTCSFDHRVLDGAQVGYFLTDVRKRLEGWDTETSLA, from the coding sequence ATGTCGACCACGATCAAGATGCCCCAGCTCGGCGAGTCGGTGACCGAGGGCACCATCGAGCGCTGGCTGGTCAAAGTGGGCGACTCGGTCGCGCAATACGACCCGCTGTTCGAGGTCGTGACCGACAAGGTCAATGCCGAGGTCCCGGCCGAGGTCGGCGGGGTGGTGACCAGCATCCTGGTCCCCGACGGTGAGACGGTAAAGGTGGGAACGCCGCTGGCCGAGATCGCCGAGGATGGCGAAGCCCCCGCAGCGGCTGACGGGGCGGTTGACGCGACGGCCCAAACGCCGGCACCGATCGCCGCGGTCGAGCAGGAGGATCCGCCCGAGGCAGAGGCGGAACCAGCTGCCGAGGCCGAACCCGCGGCTGAGCCGGCGCCGGCGGTCGCCGAAGCCCCAGCGGAACCGGAGCCGATTGCGGCCGAGTCTGAGACCGTTGCCGCAGAGCCTGAGCCGGTTGCGGAGGCCGCAGAGGAGCCGGAGCCGGCGGTCGCCGAAGCCCCGGCGGAGGCCGTGGCGACACCAGCTCCCGAGGCCACGGCAGAACCCCAGCCCGCGGCAGAACCCGAGCCCGCGGCAGAACCCCAGCCCGCGGAATCGGCGGTGGAGTCTGCTGACACCGTCCCTGGTGACGCCGCCATGCGGATGACGCCCGCCGTTCGTCGCCTGGTGCGCGAGCACGACCTGGACGTCACCCAGATTTCGGGCACGGGGGCGGGTGGCCGCGTGACGCGCGACGACGTTCTGGCCTTCGTGGCCGCCCAGCAGGCCGCCCCGTCAGCGCCGGTCCCTGAGCCGACTCCGACTCCTGAGGCTGCACAACCGCCCCAGGCGACGCCGTCGGAGCCGGCACCTGCACCCATGCCCGAGGCACCAGCGGCACCAGCGCCGCCACCCGCGCCAGCTGCCGTTGCGCCGCCCGCTCCCTCATCTGCTCCTGCCCCTGCCCCTGCCCCGGCACCCGCCGCTCCCGCACCAGAGCCGATTCCGGCCCCGACCAGCGGCGACGTCGAGTGGCCGATGAGCCAGATGCGGAAGGCCATCGCGGCCAAGATGACCCAGGTCAAGCAGACCGTCCCCCACGCGTACACCGTGGTTGAGGTCGACATGACCAACGTCGTCCGGTGGCGGGAGGCGAACAACGAGGCCTACAAGGCGCGCGAGGCGATCGGCATCAGCTACGTCGCCGTGGTGGTCAAAGCCGTCACCGAAGCCCTTCGCCAGCATCCGACCTTGAACAGCCAGTTCGCCGGGGATCGGATCATCCTCAAGCATCGGACCAACATCGGAATTGCGGTCGCTGTCGAAAACGGGCTGGTGGTGCCGGTCATCCAGGATGCCGACCAGCTTTCCGTCAGCGGGGTCAACCGCCGCGTCCAGGACCTGGCGGCGCGCGCCCGCGCGAATCGGCTCAAGCTGGATGAGATCCAGGGCGGGACGTTCACCGTCAACAACACTGGTTGGTTCGGATCGGTCTCATCCATGCCGATCATCAATGCGCCCGAGGTCGCCATCCTGTCCATGGAGGCCATCGTCAAACGGCCGCGGGTCATCGAGGTCGACGGCGCGGACGTCATCGCGGTCCGGCACTTGATGAACATGACTTGCTCGTTCGATCACCGGGTCCTGGACGGGGCCCAGGTGGGCTACTTCCTGACCGACGTGCGCAAGCGCCTCGAGGGCTGGGACACGGAGACCTCGCTGGCCTAA
- a CDS encoding alpha-ketoacid dehydrogenase subunit beta, producing the protein MAELNILEAIRRAMDEELAADERVMVLGEDVGRKGGVFGATEGLWAKYGDRRVLDTPVSEGLIAGAAMGAALYGLRPIAEMQFADFVYPGFNQIVSEIARMRFRSNGAFGVPMVIRMPYGGGVHGALYHSQSNESYFTATVGLKVVAPGTPADAYGLLKAAIRDPDPVMFFEHKKTYRLFKAEVPDDGDGLVPIGPAAVVRPGSDLSIFCYGYMRFCALEAAETLAGEGVEAEVVDLRTLRPLDTKTVLASVERTGRALVVHEANQFGGFGGEVAAIIAEQGFEHLDAPVTRLAGPEVPAVPYHHDLEEWFMVNPERIVEAARTLAAY; encoded by the coding sequence ATGGCCGAGCTGAACATCCTGGAGGCCATCCGGCGGGCGATGGACGAGGAGCTGGCTGCCGACGAGCGGGTCATGGTCCTGGGCGAGGACGTGGGCCGCAAGGGTGGCGTCTTTGGAGCCACCGAGGGCCTGTGGGCCAAGTACGGGGACAGGCGCGTCCTCGACACCCCGGTCAGCGAGGGCCTGATCGCGGGCGCCGCCATGGGGGCCGCCCTGTACGGCCTGCGGCCCATTGCCGAAATGCAGTTCGCCGACTTCGTGTATCCCGGCTTCAACCAGATCGTGAGCGAGATCGCGCGAATGCGATTCCGTTCGAACGGTGCGTTTGGGGTACCGATGGTCATCCGCATGCCGTACGGCGGCGGGGTCCACGGGGCGCTGTACCACAGCCAGTCGAACGAGTCCTACTTCACGGCGACGGTGGGCCTGAAGGTGGTCGCGCCGGGCACCCCGGCCGATGCCTACGGGCTCCTCAAGGCCGCCATCCGCGACCCCGATCCGGTCATGTTCTTCGAGCACAAGAAGACGTATCGCCTGTTCAAGGCCGAGGTGCCCGATGACGGCGACGGGCTGGTCCCCATCGGACCGGCGGCGGTCGTGCGGCCCGGGTCGGACCTGTCGATCTTCTGCTACGGCTACATGCGCTTCTGCGCCCTCGAGGCGGCCGAGACGCTGGCCGGTGAGGGAGTGGAGGCCGAGGTGGTCGACCTCCGGACGCTGCGGCCGCTGGACACGAAGACGGTGCTGGCCTCCGTGGAGCGCACCGGGCGGGCCCTGGTGGTGCACGAGGCAAACCAATTCGGGGGCTTCGGGGGCGAGGTGGCGGCGATCATCGCCGAGCAGGGCTTCGAGCACCTGGACGCGCCGGTGACCCGCCTGGCCGGGCCAGAGGTGCCTGCCGTGCCGTACCACCACGACCTCGAGGAGTGGTTCATGGTCAACCCGGAGCGCATCGTCGAGGCGGCCCGGACGCTGGCCGCCTACTGA
- a CDS encoding thiamine pyrophosphate-dependent dehydrogenase E1 component subunit alpha codes for MTEIDIQTAPHHAVGLTDEDVLAMYRQILTARAVDERMWLMQRAGKIAFVISVQGHEVAQVGVSRPLRPHHDWMAPYYRSIAAAMSFGMTAEDIITAHLAKADDISSGGRQMPGHYGAAAHNILSVSSPVGTQVLHAVGLAMGAWVRGDDAVAITYFGEGTANQGEIHEAMNFAGVHRLPVIFVCENNGYAISVPLERQVGGGSVAARASGYGFPGVDVDGGDLLACYAAGVDAHERARTGGGPTLIEAHVVRLTSHSSDDDHRRYRDAVEVEALKEGDPIPRLAANLQEWGLLDEAADEALRADVKAHVVESAARAEAHPDPDPTDILRHVYADGS; via the coding sequence ATGACCGAAATCGACATCCAGACCGCACCCCACCACGCGGTGGGCCTGACCGATGAGGACGTCCTGGCGATGTACCGCCAGATCCTCACCGCCCGGGCCGTCGACGAACGGATGTGGCTCATGCAGCGAGCGGGCAAGATCGCGTTCGTCATCAGCGTCCAGGGGCACGAGGTGGCGCAGGTCGGGGTCAGCCGGCCGCTCCGCCCCCACCACGACTGGATGGCGCCGTACTATCGGTCCATCGCGGCCGCCATGAGCTTCGGGATGACGGCCGAGGACATCATCACCGCCCACCTGGCCAAGGCGGATGACATCTCCTCCGGTGGCCGCCAGATGCCCGGCCACTACGGGGCCGCGGCGCACAACATCCTGAGCGTCAGCTCGCCGGTCGGCACCCAGGTCCTCCATGCGGTGGGTCTGGCGATGGGCGCCTGGGTCCGCGGCGACGACGCGGTGGCCATCACCTACTTCGGGGAGGGCACCGCGAACCAGGGGGAGATCCACGAGGCCATGAACTTTGCCGGGGTCCACCGCCTGCCGGTCATCTTCGTGTGCGAGAACAACGGGTACGCCATCAGCGTCCCGCTCGAGCGACAGGTGGGCGGCGGGTCGGTCGCAGCCCGCGCATCCGGTTACGGCTTCCCCGGGGTCGACGTGGACGGCGGCGACCTGCTGGCCTGTTACGCCGCCGGCGTCGACGCGCACGAGCGGGCGCGCACCGGCGGCGGTCCAACGCTCATCGAGGCCCACGTCGTGCGGCTTACGAGCCACTCCTCGGATGATGACCATCGCCGGTACCGCGACGCCGTTGAAGTTGAAGCGCTCAAGGAGGGCGACCCGATCCCCCGCCTGGCGGCGAACCTGCAGGAGTGGGGCCTCCTCGACGAGGCAGCGGACGAGGCGCTGCGGGCGGACGTCAAGGCCCACGTGGTCGAATCGGCGGCGCGGGCCGAAGCCCACCCCGACCCCGATCCGACAGACATCCTGCGCCACGTGTACGCGGACGGATCGTGA
- the lpdA gene encoding dihydrolipoyl dehydrogenase, which produces MTDEHRYDLLILGGGMSYVGAIRAAQLGMKVAIVERDKLGGTCLNRGCIPSKALLESADLLHRVRELGHEFGLTGSEGIGLDPAMLGKRRDAVRDKHVKGVEFLMKKNAVTVLRGHGVLTGPTSVRIGGGGLADVEASATDLILATGSAPRPLPGLEADQDRVIDSDEALRRDNLPRSVTIVGAGAIGVEWASLYGDLGAEVRLVEFMDRVVPLEDPDISKELSRLFRKRGMAIHAGSTIDPASLERTETGIRHTIVANDGSARIDIESDWILIAIGRRPVTENIGLEQIDGLRTDRGFVLVDDHMRTGVPHLYAIGDIVPGYALAHVASHESIVAVETIAGLDTEPVRMDLMPRVTFCRPEIASVGLSEADAAQQGLAVKVGSFPFRALGKATIVGEVDGFAKFVAEAQTGRLLGAHIIGPHAGDLLAEPTFARLVEGTAEEIALSVHAHPTLTEVLAEAALAVDGVALHN; this is translated from the coding sequence ATGACCGACGAGCATCGCTACGACCTGCTGATCCTGGGCGGGGGGATGAGCTACGTGGGCGCCATCCGCGCCGCACAGCTAGGGATGAAGGTCGCGATCGTGGAGCGGGACAAGCTGGGCGGAACCTGCCTGAACCGCGGCTGCATCCCCTCCAAGGCGCTCCTCGAGTCGGCGGATCTGCTGCATCGGGTCCGGGAGCTCGGTCACGAGTTCGGCCTGACCGGGTCGGAGGGCATTGGCCTGGATCCGGCGATGCTCGGCAAACGACGCGATGCGGTACGGGACAAGCACGTCAAGGGCGTCGAGTTCCTGATGAAGAAGAACGCGGTGACGGTCCTCCGCGGCCACGGGGTCCTGACCGGCCCGACCAGTGTCCGTATCGGAGGCGGCGGCTTGGCAGACGTAGAGGCCAGCGCCACCGATCTGATCCTGGCCACCGGCAGCGCACCCCGGCCCCTGCCCGGGTTGGAGGCTGACCAGGACCGGGTCATCGACTCGGACGAAGCCCTGCGCCGCGACAACCTGCCCCGATCGGTGACGATCGTGGGTGCGGGCGCGATCGGCGTCGAATGGGCGAGCCTGTATGGGGACCTGGGAGCGGAGGTGCGGCTGGTCGAGTTCATGGATCGCGTCGTCCCGCTCGAGGACCCCGACATCAGCAAGGAGCTGAGTCGCCTGTTCCGCAAGCGAGGGATGGCGATCCACGCCGGGTCCACCATCGATCCCGCGTCGCTGGAGCGGACCGAGACCGGGATTCGGCACACGATCGTGGCCAATGACGGAAGCGCGCGGATCGATATCGAGAGCGACTGGATCCTGATCGCCATCGGCCGCCGACCGGTCACCGAGAACATCGGACTGGAGCAGATCGATGGCCTGCGGACCGATCGCGGCTTCGTGCTGGTCGATGACCACATGCGCACCGGCGTCCCGCACCTGTACGCCATCGGCGACATCGTCCCCGGGTATGCCCTGGCCCACGTCGCCAGCCACGAGTCAATCGTCGCGGTCGAGACCATCGCCGGGCTTGACACCGAGCCGGTCCGGATGGACCTCATGCCGCGCGTCACGTTCTGCCGGCCCGAGATCGCCAGCGTGGGGCTGAGCGAGGCGGACGCGGCTCAGCAGGGGCTGGCGGTAAAGGTGGGCAGCTTCCCGTTCCGCGCGCTGGGCAAGGCGACCATCGTGGGCGAGGTTGACGGGTTCGCGAAGTTCGTGGCCGAGGCGCAGACCGGCCGGCTCCTCGGGGCGCATATCATCGGTCCGCATGCCGGCGACCTGCTGGCAGAGCCCACCTTTGCCCGCCTGGTGGAGGGGACGGCGGAGGAGATCGCCCTGTCGGTGCACGCCCATCCGACTCTGACCGAGGTCCTGGCCGAGGCCGCCCTGGCCGTCGACGGGGTCGCCCTGCACAACTGA
- a CDS encoding thioesterase family protein — protein MTDSFRHHTRLEVRFRDIDAFGHVNNAAFVTYLEQARIRYLIDNLHVDTPQHLPLILAALQVDFRAPILFGQEVEIGTRVDWVGNTSFSLSHRMTAGTGPDAGDRLAAEATTVLVAYEYATERPIRVPDPWRVAFATYEGRSLERTA, from the coding sequence GTGACCGATTCATTCCGCCACCACACCCGGCTGGAGGTCCGGTTCCGGGACATCGACGCGTTCGGCCATGTAAACAATGCGGCGTTCGTCACCTACCTCGAGCAGGCGCGGATCCGGTACCTGATCGACAATCTGCACGTCGACACCCCCCAGCACCTGCCACTCATCCTGGCCGCGCTCCAGGTCGACTTCCGGGCGCCCATCCTGTTCGGCCAGGAAGTGGAGATCGGCACCCGAGTGGACTGGGTCGGCAACACCAGCTTCAGCCTGTCGCATCGGATGACGGCCGGGACGGGGCCTGATGCGGGCGACCGATTGGCGGCGGAGGCGACGACCGTCCTGGTGGCCTACGAGTACGCCACCGAGCGGCCGATCCGCGTGCCCGACCCGTGGCGCGTGGCGTTCGCGACCTACGAGGGCCGCAGCCTGGAGCGCACGGCATGA
- a CDS encoding M20 family metallopeptidase has protein sequence MPSNSPLSAIRDHVVERVPAYLTDLERVVNIDCGSYTPDGVNRVADLVVERLTAMGGQVARTGGGAAPDGRPLGDLVVGRLDGTGPRLLLIGHMDTVFEPGTAAERPFRIEGDTARGPGVSDMKGGLLAGLTALDALRAAGHRPSVTFVANPDEEIGSPLSGPVIRALAAEHDAALVLECARANGDLVSARKGIADLEVAISGRAAHAGVEPEKGRSAILAAARMVEALHGLNGRWPSVTCNVGTIAGGTRPNVVANRCKLEVDLRAATAAEFADAEHALRELVATPHVADTSAELRVTASHPPMEKSPETGRLVDLAQAIAGDLGFAVRDAATGGASDANTTASAGLPTLDGLGPIGGDDHGPAEWLDLASVVPRISLLAGLVLRIDEAL, from the coding sequence ATGCCGTCCAACTCGCCCCTGTCCGCCATCCGCGACCACGTCGTCGAGCGGGTGCCGGCCTACCTGACGGACCTCGAGCGGGTGGTCAACATCGACTGCGGCTCGTACACCCCGGATGGCGTGAACCGGGTGGCGGATCTCGTGGTCGAGCGCCTGACGGCAATGGGCGGACAGGTGGCCCGGACGGGCGGCGGTGCTGCGCCCGACGGTCGACCGCTCGGCGACCTGGTGGTCGGCCGACTGGACGGGACCGGGCCACGACTGCTCCTGATCGGCCATATGGACACCGTGTTCGAGCCGGGCACCGCGGCCGAGCGCCCGTTCCGGATCGAGGGCGACACGGCCCGTGGCCCGGGCGTGTCCGACATGAAGGGCGGACTGCTGGCCGGACTGACGGCACTTGATGCGCTGCGGGCGGCGGGCCATCGACCATCGGTCACGTTCGTCGCCAACCCGGACGAGGAGATCGGCTCCCCGTTATCGGGCCCGGTCATTCGGGCCCTGGCCGCCGAACACGACGCCGCGCTGGTGCTCGAGTGCGCGCGGGCCAACGGGGACCTCGTGAGCGCCCGGAAGGGCATCGCCGACCTGGAGGTCGCCATCAGCGGCCGGGCGGCGCACGCGGGGGTGGAGCCGGAGAAGGGGCGGAGCGCCATCCTGGCCGCGGCTCGGATGGTAGAGGCATTGCACGGACTGAACGGCCGCTGGCCGTCGGTCACCTGCAACGTGGGCACCATCGCGGGCGGGACGCGCCCCAACGTGGTCGCCAATCGCTGCAAGCTCGAGGTCGACCTGCGGGCGGCGACCGCGGCCGAGTTCGCCGATGCCGAGCATGCGCTGCGCGAGCTCGTCGCCACCCCCCATGTCGCGGACACCTCGGCTGAGCTCCGGGTCACGGCCTCCCATCCGCCGATGGAGAAATCCCCGGAGACCGGGCGCCTGGTGGACCTGGCCCAGGCCATCGCCGGCGACCTGGGATTCGCGGTCCGCGACGCGGCGACCGGGGGTGCGTCGGACGCCAACACCACCGCCTCCGCAGGGCTGCCCACCCTGGACGGGCTGGGGCCCATCGGCGGCGACGATCATGGTCCGGCCGAATGGCTCGACCTGGCCAGTGTCGTGCCTCGGATAAGCCTGTTGGCAGGCCTGGTGCTGAGGATCGATGAAGCGCTGTGA
- a CDS encoding Mur ligase family protein, with translation MPPDRAAKPAVELLELRVLEGPNRFANRPAIKIEFQGDPEAVMGVARAAGEAVRRLHHGLGVPAPRVVFRESEDGRRALAAFAWRRRVIAQAIAGAAARLALGTGNERRERRELQALRAVADGPRPALPTPRVPIVAITGTNGKSTTTRLIAHVASEAGMVVGMTNSDGIYLRGELIEAGDWTGFGGAGRILAEPELDLAVLETARGGILLRGIGYQRNDVSVVTNVSADHLGLQGIDTLDELAEVKGAVVRITRRGGWAVLNAEDPRVWAMRLRTHARPYAFSLDPRAPGVAEALRAWGRAAVLHRGHLVLRRRGARGISVASAADLPVAFAGLSRYNIANALAAAAACDALGIPLDKIASGLASFSQDQAINPGRLNLYGRHGVLVLVDFAHNEAGLAGLLDVCARLSGARGRVRLGLGTAGDRSDEILHQMARLAGSRVDDLVICEKRHYLRGRDLAEMNAIFRRGAADGGYAERIPTYRTELGALKALLARSRRGDVVAVMSHLERDAIFAWLAKAEYRPVSLPRLRALVAARRAPG, from the coding sequence ATGCCCCCCGACCGCGCGGCCAAGCCAGCCGTCGAGCTGCTGGAGCTGCGGGTCCTGGAGGGGCCGAATCGGTTTGCGAACCGGCCGGCGATCAAGATCGAGTTCCAGGGTGACCCCGAGGCGGTGATGGGCGTCGCCCGCGCCGCCGGGGAGGCCGTACGGCGCCTGCACCACGGGCTGGGTGTTCCTGCTCCGAGAGTCGTGTTCCGGGAATCGGAGGACGGGCGTCGAGCCCTGGCCGCCTTCGCCTGGCGGCGACGGGTCATCGCGCAGGCGATCGCCGGTGCAGCGGCCCGCCTGGCGTTGGGAACGGGCAACGAGCGGCGGGAACGGCGGGAGCTGCAGGCCCTGCGAGCCGTGGCCGACGGCCCGCGCCCGGCGCTCCCCACCCCGCGGGTCCCGATCGTGGCCATCACCGGCACCAACGGCAAGAGCACCACGACCCGCCTCATTGCCCACGTGGCCAGCGAGGCCGGGATGGTGGTGGGGATGACCAACTCGGACGGGATCTACCTTCGCGGCGAGCTGATCGAGGCCGGCGACTGGACCGGCTTCGGCGGCGCCGGACGCATCCTGGCCGAGCCGGAGCTCGACCTGGCGGTCCTCGAGACGGCTCGGGGCGGGATTCTGCTGCGGGGAATCGGCTACCAGCGCAACGACGTTTCGGTGGTGACCAACGTCAGCGCCGACCACCTGGGGCTCCAGGGAATAGACACCCTCGACGAGCTGGCCGAGGTCAAGGGCGCCGTCGTGCGCATCACCCGCCGTGGCGGATGGGCGGTCCTCAACGCGGAGGACCCCCGGGTGTGGGCCATGCGCCTTCGCACCCACGCCCGGCCATACGCCTTCAGCCTCGACCCGCGGGCTCCCGGGGTGGCCGAGGCGCTGCGGGCCTGGGGGCGGGCCGCGGTCCTGCATCGGGGTCATCTGGTCCTCCGAAGGCGCGGCGCCCGCGGCATCAGCGTCGCGTCGGCCGCGGATCTGCCGGTGGCGTTCGCCGGCCTGTCCCGGTACAACATCGCGAACGCCCTCGCTGCGGCCGCCGCCTGCGACGCCCTGGGTATCCCCCTCGATAAGATCGCCTCCGGGCTGGCCTCCTTTTCCCAGGACCAGGCGATCAACCCGGGCCGGCTGAACCTGTATGGCCGCCACGGCGTGCTGGTCCTGGTGGACTTCGCCCATAACGAGGCGGGGCTGGCCGGCCTGCTCGACGTCTGCGCGCGGCTGTCCGGCGCGCGCGGCCGCGTCCGGCTGGGGCTGGGGACGGCCGGGGACCGCAGCGACGAGATCCTGCATCAGATGGCCCGGTTGGCGGGTAGCCGGGTCGACGATCTGGTCATCTGCGAGAAGCGGCATTACCTCCGCGGCCGGGACCTGGCCGAGATGAACGCCATCTTCCGCCGCGGAGCAGCGGACGGGGGCTACGCCGAGCGCATCCCGACCTACCGCACCGAGCTCGGGGCCCTCAAGGCCCTCTTGGCGCGCAGCCGCCGGGGTGACGTGGTCGCGGTCATGAGCCACCTGGAGCGTGATGCGATCTTCGCCTGGCTGGCGAAGGCGGAATATCGACCCGTCTCGCTGCCGCGGCTGCGCGCGTTGGTCGCCGCCCGGCGCGCACCCGGCTAG